Proteins encoded by one window of Halobaculum halobium:
- a CDS encoding DUF7124 domain-containing protein, whose amino-acid sequence MNGGGSSDMTLAFELDALKSLADPNEVFNDARGWTEYVGVVSEKPTYVVTNFTRKHRIRQDFFSGPRGVRESLENVKRQFDTDRHVFVGTTDEDRAVSEDTGWEFLPLEQAAEAAGWTTTEPDDQSDHFDENARDDWP is encoded by the coding sequence ATGAACGGCGGCGGTTCGAGCGACATGACGCTCGCCTTCGAGTTGGACGCGCTGAAGTCGTTGGCCGATCCGAACGAGGTGTTCAACGACGCGCGCGGGTGGACGGAGTACGTCGGCGTGGTCTCGGAGAAGCCCACGTACGTCGTCACCAACTTCACCCGGAAGCACCGCATCCGCCAGGACTTCTTCTCGGGCCCTCGGGGCGTGCGGGAGTCACTGGAGAACGTCAAGCGGCAGTTCGACACCGACCGCCACGTGTTCGTCGGCACGACCGACGAGGACCGCGCGGTCTCCGAGGACACCGGCTGGGAGTTCCTCCCGCTGGAGCAGGCCGCGGAGGCGGCCGGGTGGACGACGACGGAACCCGACGACCAGTCGGACCACTTCGACGAGAACGCGCGCGACGACTGGCCCTGA
- the mptA gene encoding GTP cyclohydrolase MptA, protein MSHQLPDVQASRPDVTVGLSQVGVTGVDKLVKVGRDEKRPWVFMAEFSVFVDLPSERKGIDMSRNMEVIDEVLEAATREEAYRIEDVCGDAAERLLAKHDYTTTAEVEMTAELAAREDTPASDRETQSTFTVVASAVADDEGTREEIGAEVTGMTVCPCSQGMSESRAREKLDDLGVDDQVAEEFLDAVPQPGHSQRGHATLTFTADGAPEVDLLDVIDTARDAMSARIYNYAKRPDEDHMTYEAHMDAKFVEDCVRALAEDVVETYDHLADDVVVHMKQSNDESIHQHNAHAEREITMGALREELSR, encoded by the coding sequence ATGAGTCACCAGTTGCCGGACGTGCAGGCCAGTCGGCCGGACGTCACCGTCGGACTCAGCCAGGTCGGTGTCACCGGCGTCGACAAACTCGTGAAAGTCGGCCGGGACGAGAAGCGACCCTGGGTGTTCATGGCCGAGTTCTCGGTGTTCGTCGACCTGCCCAGCGAGCGCAAGGGGATCGACATGAGCCGAAACATGGAGGTGATCGACGAGGTGCTGGAGGCGGCAACACGCGAGGAAGCGTACCGCATCGAGGACGTCTGCGGCGACGCCGCCGAACGGCTGCTTGCGAAGCACGACTACACCACCACGGCGGAAGTCGAGATGACCGCCGAGCTCGCGGCCCGCGAGGACACGCCCGCCTCCGACCGCGAGACGCAGTCGACGTTCACCGTCGTCGCCTCCGCCGTCGCCGACGACGAGGGCACCCGCGAGGAGATCGGCGCCGAAGTGACCGGCATGACCGTCTGCCCGTGTTCACAGGGAATGTCGGAGTCGCGCGCCCGCGAGAAGCTCGACGATCTCGGTGTCGACGATCAGGTCGCCGAGGAGTTCCTCGACGCCGTCCCGCAGCCGGGCCACTCCCAGCGCGGACACGCCACGCTCACGTTCACGGCCGACGGAGCCCCCGAGGTCGACCTCTTGGACGTGATAGACACCGCACGCGACGCGATGAGCGCGCGCATCTACAACTACGCCAAGCGCCCGGACGAGGACCACATGACCTACGAGGCACACATGGACGCGAAGTTCGTCGAGGACTGCGTCCGCGCGCTCGCAGAGGACGTGGTCGAGACGTACGACCACCTCGCGGACGACGTGGTCGTTCACATGAAGCAGTCGAACGACGAGTCCATCCACCAGCACAACGCCCACGCCGAACGCGAGATCACCATGGGCGCGCTGCGCGAGGAGCTCAGTCGCTGA
- a CDS encoding cupin domain-containing protein, with protein MERERHDPSTDTEAVPGAHLAQLATGAEMSVQHFSIEPGAEVPSHSHHHEQAGYITAGALTFILADGEEVVCEAGDSYVLAGEEVHGAENRGDERVEGVDIFSPPRPNPDWQE; from the coding sequence ATGGAACGCGAACGCCACGATCCGAGCACCGACACCGAAGCGGTTCCGGGGGCCCACCTCGCCCAACTCGCGACCGGCGCGGAGATGAGCGTCCAGCACTTCTCGATCGAACCCGGCGCGGAGGTGCCGTCGCACAGCCACCACCACGAGCAGGCGGGCTACATCACCGCCGGTGCGTTGACGTTCATCCTGGCCGACGGCGAGGAGGTCGTCTGCGAGGCGGGCGATTCGTACGTCTTGGCGGGCGAGGAGGTTCACGGCGCCGAGAACAGGGGCGACGAGCGGGTCGAGGGGGTCGACATCTTCAGCCCGCCGCGGCCGAACCCGGACTGGCAGGAGTAA
- a CDS encoding DUF6149 family protein, with protein MKLRQNVRHWAAKRALTTPVVGDYVNERLVGMHTDIFLDKADEERREGRRAHLDEFFDATMDTYVAALEAGYPEAEAREITHIQANFDFFNHGWAEMMEIPSDELEQHYRRYERFFQRYRITIDDPLGEFRPADGVADAPATPERMDAGEFENAVAGFADDAYVEDADGELHVGGTDEPDEVDVSVAPGADEVDFDGDDEAKAD; from the coding sequence ATGAAGCTCCGCCAAAACGTCCGCCACTGGGCCGCAAAGCGCGCGCTCACCACGCCGGTCGTCGGCGACTACGTCAACGAGAGGCTCGTCGGGATGCACACCGATATCTTCCTCGACAAGGCCGACGAGGAGCGGCGCGAGGGCCGACGCGCCCATCTCGACGAGTTCTTCGACGCGACGATGGACACCTACGTCGCGGCGCTGGAAGCGGGCTACCCCGAGGCGGAGGCCCGCGAGATCACTCACATCCAAGCCAACTTCGACTTCTTCAACCACGGCTGGGCGGAGATGATGGAGATCCCCAGCGACGAGTTGGAGCAGCACTACCGCCGATACGAGCGGTTCTTCCAGCGGTACAGGATCACCATCGACGACCCGCTCGGCGAGTTCCGCCCCGCGGACGGCGTCGCCGACGCGCCGGCCACGCCCGAGCGGATGGACGCCGGCGAGTTCGAGAACGCGGTCGCGGGCTTCGCCGACGACGCGTACGTCGAGGACGCGGACGGCGAGCTCCACGTCGGCGGGACCGACGAACCCGACGAGGTCGACGTGAGCGTCGCACCGGGCGCTGACGAGGTCGATTTCGACGGCGACGACGAGGCGAAGGCCGACTGA